In Longimicrobium sp., the genomic window TCCAGGTGATGTTCGGCTGGCAGAACGCGTCGGAAGACGGGCTGCAGCTCCCCGGCCTCAGCCTGGGCGGTGTGGCCGTGGGCGGGGGCGCGGCGTCGCGGCCGGTGGCGAAGTTCGACCTGTCGCTCACCCTGGGAGAGGCGGGGGGGCGCATCGGCGGGAGCCTGGTCTACGCGACGTCGCTCTTCGAGCAGGCGACGGTGGAGCGCCACCTGGCGTACCTGCGCAAGGTGCTGGAGGCATTCGTCGCCGACGACCTGCAGGCCGTGGATGCGCTCCCGCTCCTGCCGGATGCGGAGCGGCGCCTCGTCGTGGAGGAGTGGAGCCGGACGGAGGCTGCATCCCCGTCGGAAGTCTGCATCCACGAGCTGTTCGCGGCGCAGGCGCGGCTGACGCCCGGGGCCGCGGCCCTGGTCCACGCGGACCAGGAGACGGCCTACGCGGAGCTGGACGCGCGCGCCAACCGGCTCGCGCACCACCTGCGGTCGCTCGGCGTCGGGCCGGAGGCGCGCGTGGCGGTCTTCCTGGAGTGGGGCCCCGAGCTGGTGGTCGCGCTCCTGGCCGTGCTGAAGGCGGGCGGCGTCTACGTGCCGCTGGATCCGTCGCTTCCCGACGAGCGCCTGGCGTTCATGGCCGACGACGCCGGTGTGGCTGCGCTGGTGACTCGCGACGCACTTGCCGGCCGCCTGACTGCGGGCGTGACGGTGCGTGTGGATGCCGACGCGGAGCGGATCGCCGCCGAGTCCGGCGAGGTCCCCGCATCCGGCGTCGCCCCGGAAGGCCTCGCGTACCTGATCTACACGTCGGGATCCACCGGCCGTCCCAAGGGCGTGGCCGTGGAGCACCGTGCCGCGGCCGCGCACTTCCGCGCGATGGCCGGCGCGCTGGAGATCGTCCGCGAGGACCGCGTTCTCCAGTTCGCCTCGTCGGGCTTCGACGTGTCGCTGGAGCAGGTCTTCAATCCGCTTCTCAGCGGCGCCACGCTGGTGCTGCGGGGCGCGGAGCTGTGGAGCCCCGCCGAGTTCGCCGCGCGGGCCCGCTCCCTGGGCGTGACCGTCGCCAACCTTCCGCCGGCGTACTGGCAGGAAGTCCTGGCCACGGGCGCGCTTCCCGACGTCCGCCTGCTCCTGGTGGGCGGCGACGCTCTCCCGGTGTCGGCGGCCGCGGCGGGAGACGCCACGCGCCTGCTCAACGGCTACGGCCCCACGGAGGCGGTGGTCACCGCTACGGCGTTCACCGTCCCCGGTGGCTTCGCGGAGGGCTTCGCCGGATCGACCGCGCCCATCGGGCGGCCCATTCCCGGGCACGACGCCTACATCCTCGACTCGCGCGGAGCGCCCGTACCCCTGGGAGTTGCGGGCGAGCTGTTCCTGGGCGGGCTCCTGGCGCGCGGCTACCTGGCGCGGCCGGGGCTGACGGCGGAGCGCTTCGTCCCCGACCCGTTCGGCGGCGAGCCGGGCGCGCGCCTGTACCGAACGGGCGACCGGGCACGCTGGCTCGCCGACGGCACGATCGAGTTCCTGGGCCGGATCGACTTCCAGGTAAAGGTGCGCGGCTTCCGCATCGAGCTGGGCGAGATCGAGGCTCGCCTGCGCGAGCACCCGTCGGTGCGCGAGGCCGTGGTGGCCGCGCGCGAGGTGAGGCCGGGCGACACGCGGCTGGTGGCGTACGTCGTGGAAGCGGACCCGGTCGAGGCCGATGCGCTGCGGGCGCACCTGTCGGAGCGGCTGCCGGAGTACATGGTGCCCGCGGCCTACGTGCGCCTATACGCTTTCCCGCTGACGCCCAGCGGCAAGGTGGATCGCAAGGCGCTCCCCGCGCCCGATGGCGACGCGTTCGCGACGCGCGGCTACGAGGCGCCGGTGGGAGAGACGGAGCAGGTGCTGGCGGAGGTCTGGTCCGAGCTCCTGGGCGTGGAGCGGGTAGGCCGCTGGGACAACTTCTTCGAGCTGGGCGGCCACTCGCTGCTCGCGGTCCGCGTGATCTCGCGCGTACGCCAGGTGCTGGGCGCGGAGGTGGGGATCGGCGACCTGTTCGAGCGCCCGGTGCTGGCCGATCTCGCACAGGCCCTGGCGACGGCGGGGCCATCGGCGCTGCCGGCGATCGAGCCCGCGGACCGCTCGGCGCCGCTGCCGCTGTCGTTCGCTCAGCAGCGGCTGTGGTTCGTGGAGCAGCTGGGCAACTTGGGGAGCACGTACCACGTTCCCCTGCGGCAGCGGCTGCGCGGCGAGCTGGACGGGGCGGCGCTGGCGCGTGCGCTGGACCGCATCGTGGCCCGCCACGAGGCGCTGCGCACGGTCTTCGCCGAGGTGGACGGCGTTCCCGAGCAACGGATCCCTCACGCGGGGGAGACTCACTTCCGCCTGGTGGAGCACGACCTCCGCGATCATCCGCAGGCCGGGGCGGAGCTTCAGCGGCTGATGATGGAAGAGTCGGGCGCGCCCTTCGACTTGGCGCGCGGTCCGCTCATCCGCGGCCGGCTGGCCCGGCTGGCGGAATACGACTACGTGCTGCTCGTCACCATGCACCACATCGTCTCTGACGGGTGGAGCATGGGCGTGTTCACACGCGAGCTGGGCGCGCTCTACGACGCCTTCCGCCGTGGCGAGCCCGATCCGCTTCCCGCGCTGCCGATCCAGTACGCGGATTACGCCGTCTGGCAGCGCCGGTGGGTGGAGGGCGAGGTGCTTCGCGAGCAGGCGGAGTACTGGACGCAGGCGCTGGCCGGTGCGCCGGAGCTGCTGGAGCTGCCGACCGACCATGCGCGGCCGCTCAAGCAGGACTTCTCCGGCGGCGTGGTGAACCTCGCGCTGAACGAGGAGCTGACCGCGAGCTTGAAGGCGTTCGGCCAGCGGCACGGCGCGACGCTCTTCATGACGCTGCTGGCCGGCTGGGCGGCCGTGCTGGGCCGCCTGTCGGGGCAGGACGACGTGGTGATCGGCACGCCGACCGCCAACCGGGGGCGCAGCGAGATCGAGGGGCTGATCGGCTTCTTCGTCAACACCTTGGCGCTGCGGGTGAACCTGTCGGAGTCGCCGACCGGGGCGGCGTTGCTGGCGCAGGTGAGGGAGCGGGCGCTGGGGGCGCAGCAGAACCAGGACATCCCCTTCGAGCAGGTGGTGGAGCTGGTGCGGCCAGCGCGCTCCCTGTCGCACACCCCGCTCTTCCAGGTGCTGTTCGCCTGGCAGAACGCGCCCGAGAACGAGCTGGAGCTGTCCGGCCTGGGGCCGGCCTCCGGGAGAGGGGCGCCGGCACCTGCCGCGCAGGCGGGTGCGCCCGAGCAGACCACGGCCAAGTTCGACCTTTCGCTCTCACTGCTGGAGAAGGACGGGAGGATTGCTGGCGTCGTGACGTACGCTTCCGCGCTCTTCGAGCGGGCCACGGTGGAGCGCTTCGTCGGATACCTGCGGCTCGCGCTCGAGGCGATGGTCGCGGACGAGAGCCAACCAGTGGACCGGCTGGAGATCGTCCGCGGGGCGGAGCGGCGCCTCGTCCTGGAGGAGTGGAACGCGACGGGACGTGCGTACCCCACCGATGGTTTCCGCGTCCACGATCTGTTCCGCGTCCAGGCGGCGCGTACACCGGAAGCGATCGCGCTCTCCTGGCGGGGCGAGCGTTGGACGTACGCGGAGCTGGAGCGCCGGGCGAACCAGATCGCCAACGCGCTGCGCCGCCGTGGCGTGGGCCCGGAGGTGCGCGTGGGCATCTGCCTGCCGCGTACGCCGGATCTCGTGGCCGCGATGCTGGGCGTGCTGGGTGCGGGTGGCGCGTACGTGCCGCTGGACCCCGCGTACCCGCGCGAGCGGCTGGGCTACATGGCCGAAGACGCCGCGATCACGCTGGTCATCACCGACTCCGCCGTCGCGGACCGGTTGCCGGAAGGCGCGGACGCGCTCCTGCTCGACCGCGAGCGCGACGCCATCGCGGCGGAATCCGCCGAGCCGTTCGAGAGCGGCGTCGTGCCCGAGAACCTGTCGCACGTCATCTTCACCTCCGGGTCCACGGGTCGTCCCAAGGGAGTGATGATCCGCCACTCCTCGGTCGTCGTCCTGCTGCACTGGTTGCGGGAGAACGTGACGGACGAGGAGCGCTCGTCGGTGCTCTTCTCCACCTCCATCAACTTCGACGTTTCCATCGCCGAGATGTTCGGCACGCTCGCCTGGGGCGGAAAGCTGGTGCTGGTGGAGAACGCGCTGGAGCTGGCCACGGTCGACGAAGACGTCGTGCACGTCAGCATGGTGCCGAGCGCGGCGGCGGAGCTGCTGCGCGGCGGCGGCATCCCGGCGTGCGTCAAGACGCTGAACCTGGGCGGCGAGGCGCTGCCGAACGCCCTGGCTCAGGGGCTTTACGCGCTGGACACGGTGCAGAAGGTCGGCAATCTCTACGGCCCCACCGAGGACACCACTTACTCCACGTACCACGTCGTGCCGCGCGGCGCAGACCAGGTGCTGGTCGGCGCGCCGGTAGCGAACACGCAGGCGTATGTGCTGGATGCGCACCTGCAGCCGGTGCCGGTCGGCGTCACGGGCGAGCTCTACCTGGCGGGCGACGGCCTGTCGCGCGGCTACGCGAACCATCCCGCGATGACCGCGGAGCGCTTCGTCCCGTGCCCGTTCGGTGCGCCGGGAGCGCGGATGTACCGGGTGATGGACCGCGTACGGCGGCGCGCGGACGGGGAGATCGAGTACCTGGGCCGGATCGATTTCCAGGTGAAGGTGCGGGGCTACCGCATCGAGCTGGGCGAGATCGAGGCGCGGCTCGCGGAGCATCCGGGCGTGCGTGCCCCGGTCGTTCTCGTCCGCGAGGACGCGCCCGGCGACCGGCGTTTGATGGCGTACTACCTGGCGGATGAAGCGGTTGCGGTGGATGCGCTCCGTGCGCACCTCACCGACCGCCTGCCGGAGTACATGGTGCCCGCGGCGTACGTGTGGATGGACGCGTATCCGCTCACCCCGAACGGCAAGGTAGACCGCAGGGCGCTGCCCGCGCCGGAAGGGGACGCCTACTCCACCGGCGAGTACGCGGCGCCCGTGGGGGAGACGGAACAGGCGCTGGGCGGGATCTGGGCCGAAGTGCTGGGCGTGGAGCGGGTGGGCCGCCACGACAACTTCTTCGAGCTGGGCGGGCACTCGCTGCTGGCCGTGCGGGTCATCTCGCGGATGCGGCAGGTGCTGGACGCTGAGGTGGGCATCGGCGACCTCTTCGAGCGTCCGGTGCTGGCGGACCTCGCGCGCACCATCGAAAACGCGGGACGCACCGAGCTGCCGCCGATCGAGCGCGTGGATCGCACCGGGCGGCTGCCGCTCTCCTTCGCGCAGCAGCGCCTCTGGTTCCTGGAGCAGTTCGGCAATCTGGGCGACACGTACCACGTCCCCATGCGGCGGCGTCTGGAAGGGGAGCTGGACGGGTCGGCTCTGCGGCGTGCGCTGGACGCGATCGTGGCGCGGCACGAGGCGCTGCGCACGACGTTCGTGGAGATGGACGGGGAGCCGGTGCAGCGGATCGCGGAGGAGAGCCGGTTCCACCTCGTGGAGCACGACCTGAGCGGGCACCCGGACGCCGCGGCGGAGCTCCGCCGGCTGTCGGCCGAGGAGGCGAACGCACGCTTCGACCTGGAGCACGGCCCGCTCATCCGTGGGCGGCTGGTGCGGCTGGGCGAACACGACCACGTCCTGCTGATGACGATGCACCACATCGTCTCCGACGGCTGGAGCATGGAGGTGCTGACGCGGGAGATGGGCACGCTCTACGAGGCCTTCCGCCGCGGAGAGTCGAATCCCCTCGCCCCGCTGCCGGTGCAGTACGCCGACTACGCGGCCTGGCAGCGGAAGTGGGTCGCCGGCGAGGTGCTGCGCCAGCAGGCGGAGTACTGGACGCAGACGCTTGCCGGTGCGCCCGAGCTGCTGGAACTGCCGACGGACCATCCACGTCCCGTGCGGCAGGATCATGCGGGGAGCACGGTGGGGATCAGCCTGGACGAGGATCTCTCGGCCGCGCTGAAGGAACTTTCGCGGCGGCACGGCGCCACCCTCTTCATGGCGGTGCTCGCCGGGTGGGCCGCGGTGCTGCGCCGCATCTCCGGCCAGGACGACGTGGTGGTGGGAACGCCCACGGCCAACCGGGGCCGCACGGAGATCGAGGGGCTGATCGGTTTCTTCGTCAACACCCTCGCCCTGCGCGTGGACCTGTCGGAGTCGCCCACCGTCGCCGAGCTGCTGGAGCAGGTACGGGCGGCGTCGCTGGGGGCGCAGCAACACCAGGACATCCCCTTCGAGCAGGTGGTGGAACTGGTGCAGCCTGCGCGCAGCATGTCGCACAGCCCGCTCTTCCAGGTGATGTTCGCCTGGCAGAACGCGTCG contains:
- a CDS encoding amino acid adenylation domain-containing protein, which encodes MPTDRPRPARQDHAGALAGMDLGDELSAGLRALSRRHGTTLHMTLLAGWGAVLGRLAGQDDVVVGTPSANRGRREIEALIGFFVNTLALRIELGGSPSVSDLLRRTKERALEAQHHQDIPFEQVVELVQPVRTLAHSPLFQVMFGWQNASEDGLQLPGLSLGGVAVGGGAASRPVAKFDLSLTLGEAGGRIGGSLVYATSLFEQATVERHLAYLRKVLEAFVADDLQAVDALPLLPDAERRLVVEEWSRTEAASPSEVCIHELFAAQARLTPGAAALVHADQETAYAELDARANRLAHHLRSLGVGPEARVAVFLEWGPELVVALLAVLKAGGVYVPLDPSLPDERLAFMADDAGVAALVTRDALAGRLTAGVTVRVDADAERIAAESGEVPASGVAPEGLAYLIYTSGSTGRPKGVAVEHRAAAAHFRAMAGALEIVREDRVLQFASSGFDVSLEQVFNPLLSGATLVLRGAELWSPAEFAARARSLGVTVANLPPAYWQEVLATGALPDVRLLLVGGDALPVSAAAAGDATRLLNGYGPTEAVVTATAFTVPGGFAEGFAGSTAPIGRPIPGHDAYILDSRGAPVPLGVAGELFLGGLLARGYLARPGLTAERFVPDPFGGEPGARLYRTGDRARWLADGTIEFLGRIDFQVKVRGFRIELGEIEARLREHPSVREAVVAAREVRPGDTRLVAYVVEADPVEADALRAHLSERLPEYMVPAAYVRLYAFPLTPSGKVDRKALPAPDGDAFATRGYEAPVGETEQVLAEVWSELLGVERVGRWDNFFELGGHSLLAVRVISRVRQVLGAEVGIGDLFERPVLADLAQALATAGPSALPAIEPADRSAPLPLSFAQQRLWFVEQLGNLGSTYHVPLRQRLRGELDGAALARALDRIVARHEALRTVFAEVDGVPEQRIPHAGETHFRLVEHDLRDHPQAGAELQRLMMEESGAPFDLARGPLIRGRLARLAEYDYVLLVTMHHIVSDGWSMGVFTRELGALYDAFRRGEPDPLPALPIQYADYAVWQRRWVEGEVLREQAEYWTQALAGAPELLELPTDHARPLKQDFSGGVVNLALNEELTASLKAFGQRHGATLFMTLLAGWAAVLGRLSGQDDVVIGTPTANRGRSEIEGLIGFFVNTLALRVNLSESPTGAALLAQVRERALGAQQNQDIPFEQVVELVRPARSLSHTPLFQVLFAWQNAPENELELSGLGPASGRGAPAPAAQAGAPEQTTAKFDLSLSLLEKDGRIAGVVTYASALFERATVERFVGYLRLALEAMVADESQPVDRLEIVRGAERRLVLEEWNATGRAYPTDGFRVHDLFRVQAARTPEAIALSWRGERWTYAELERRANQIANALRRRGVGPEVRVGICLPRTPDLVAAMLGVLGAGGAYVPLDPAYPRERLGYMAEDAAITLVITDSAVADRLPEGADALLLDRERDAIAAESAEPFESGVVPENLSHVIFTSGSTGRPKGVMIRHSSVVVLLHWLRENVTDEERSSVLFSTSINFDVSIAEMFGTLAWGGKLVLVENALELATVDEDVVHVSMVPSAAAELLRGGGIPACVKTLNLGGEALPNALAQGLYALDTVQKVGNLYGPTEDTTYSTYHVVPRGADQVLVGAPVANTQAYVLDAHLQPVPVGVTGELYLAGDGLSRGYANHPAMTAERFVPCPFGAPGARMYRVMDRVRRRADGEIEYLGRIDFQVKVRGYRIELGEIEARLAEHPGVRAPVVLVREDAPGDRRLMAYYLADEAVAVDALRAHLTDRLPEYMVPAAYVWMDAYPLTPNGKVDRRALPAPEGDAYSTGEYAAPVGETEQALGGIWAEVLGVERVGRHDNFFELGGHSLLAVRVISRMRQVLDAEVGIGDLFERPVLADLARTIENAGRTELPPIERVDRTGRLPLSFAQQRLWFLEQFGNLGDTYHVPMRRRLEGELDGSALRRALDAIVARHEALRTTFVEMDGEPVQRIAEESRFHLVEHDLSGHPDAAAELRRLSAEEANARFDLEHGPLIRGRLVRLGEHDHVLLMTMHHIVSDGWSMEVLTREMGTLYEAFRRGESNPLAPLPVQYADYAAWQRKWVAGEVLRQQAEYWTQTLAGAPELLELPTDHPRPVRQDHAGSTVGISLDEDLSAALKELSRRHGATLFMAVLAGWAAVLRRISGQDDVVVGTPTANRGRTEIEGLIGFFVNTLALRVDLSESPTVAELLEQVRAASLGAQQHQDIPFEQVVELVQPARSMSHSPLFQVMFAWQNASEGRPELPGRNPEGVSPAATAKFDLSLSLGEAGERIAGSLTYATSLFERATIERHLAYLRRVLQAMAADDVQPVDALPLLPDAERRLVVEEWNATGAAYPRDLCIHELVQAQAARAPDAVAVVFDAGELTYAELNERANRLAHHLAGHGVGPDARVAICVERGPEMMVGLLAILKAGGGYVPLDPGYPAERLRYMLHDSAPVAVLTQGSLDGVQALFAGLHVPVIDLQADDWARGPATNPARAGLTPGHLAYVIYTSGSTGTPKGVMIEHRSLANHTAWQAGAFG